The Peromyscus leucopus breed LL Stock chromosome 10, UCI_PerLeu_2.1, whole genome shotgun sequence genome segment ATGAGCTTCGAAAGCAAACATAGCAGTTGGGCTTGCTTCCCTTTCACTCACCTGTGTAATACACCCTCCtgtaaaccaaaaaaaaaaaaaaaaaaaaaaagaaccacttgCCCAAATGAACCTCTGATAAAAGcctaaaagtatttaaaaagcctctagttcctggtcctcatgccttatatacttttctgcttcctgacatcacttcctcgtATTAAAGGCatctgtctttcccaagcaagacatgagatctcaagtgctgggataaaaggctgtttccagtgtggccttgaactctcagaggtctctgtctctgtaattctaggattaaaggcgtgtgctaacactgcctaacctctatgtttaatatagtggtttttctgttctctgatccccagataggtttattggggtgcacaatatatcaaacaCACTTTACCAAgattcactttctgcccataatttgtcaatgtcatcTTTAGTTAAAAGACCACAGTTTCTGCCAAGTCCAtttctgctaattgacaaagtcttagttttcctttgaaaatcaagttagagatcttttccacataagtttttaattttttactctgtatatttggtagaaatattGATTCAAATATAATATCtcccctctgcattaaaatttcaGTAGGAGAATGCTtaaagggtaaaataaccaaaatgcaatcaaactTTGGATCCACACCATATGTACTTCCtatactttcttttccaccaaggccaattttctctcagcttcggctgataattctcttggactataaATAGAAGTGTCTtttcaccttctaaggttttaaacaaattactcagttcatcattttttattccAAAAACAGtttatagatgggaaatgtctccacataatttttggaagtcattaagagtccataataGATCCTAATATGCACCTTATGGGTAtaatttttttgtagacctattttatatcctaaataattagtAGAatctttctttgtatcttttcagggtAATCCCCAActaggcaaaattttctttacttcttcaaacattctttctagagTATCTGTATTTGAAACaaatagtaaaatatcatccatgtaatgataaattatagattaaggaaattgtttacataatatttccaatggctgtagtagaaaatattggcacagggtggggtTATTTAagattccctgtgggagaaccctccattgatatcttttaacctgctgagaattattgtaagtatgcaccgtgaaggcaaatctttctctatctttgttttgtaaatgaattgagaagaaacagtcttttaaattgataactataagaggccatcctttaggtaataagtAGCCAAAAAAATTCCAGATTGtgaagagcccattggctgaattactttgttaattgctcttagatctgttaccattctccatttatcagatttctttttaataacaaatacaataGAATTCCAAGGTCTGGTTggttcttcaatatgctgagcatttaactgttcttataccagctcagtgtctttgaaagatcagcaattgttgtgccctgttcttataCAATCTAGATGGCCAGTGACTGCTCTTTATAATATCTCCTactatttctctcagaaacatgtgttagttcatggtttgtttctgaggttgaaggaatgttaatctgagtattccattgttgtaatggATCATGGCCCCGTAAATTCATAACTATATTAACCACATAtggcttttcctctctgtccttctgaccaTCTACGTtgaagccatcttgcactctgtttcacttgagataatgttccaatccctaacagctgaacatttacttcTTGAAGGGGCCAATTTGAaggccaaaattctggtgcagtTATTGTAACATCTGCACCTTTGTCTACCAGACCTTCCAAGAGAATATCATctactctatttttaattttggttttgttcatttataaaagtttgtaaaacatttgctttttggtttctCCCAAATTTCATGTTCTCTCTGCTACCACTGTTCTATCACCCCAAACATCCTGGTtgattccaataggcatttggtttttTAATTGCTCTCAGAAGTGGTTTCTTCCGTCATGGCAGGAAAGgcctgaactgaatttgctgtgggTGCCTGTGTGAGGACCCTCAGGGAGTTTtccaatggaagaaaaaaagattacCTTGTCTGTTCCTTGTGGATCTGCATTTGTTAGTCCAATGTTTACCTTTGGCaaaatccagaagggaggggcattctctggccattgttccttgaataaacattgtttctattGATTCCCTGTTTagactcccttttcaaatgaccttgtttactgtGATTAAAACATCTGACCTTCTTATTCTTCCTCAAAGCTCTTGATATCACccctcctatccacatatcatcatggtcatgagactcaatactAGTTGGTTCCCTGATCCAGTCTTCCcggggtgctgatcttgccttcaatagcctgattattctttggcatgctgcatttgcattctcaaaagccaaagattccaTTCTTATcagtctagcttctgaatttggtatcactCTATTAACTGCAGGAGACAGCCTTTGCAAGAAATCCATGAAGAAATCTCTGGGGCCGGGTATAACTTTCAgaaatgattcaatttttttttctgcctcctcaatTCTGTTCCATGCATTCATGTCTGCCATGCAGTATAGAATTAAGATTTGGTTATCCTATCAATATTGATTTTGTGTATCAGCATAatcgccttctccaagaagctgatcctgggaaatttccacacctctagttcTATATCATTAGTCTATTGATTTGCCTTCTCTTTAAACCATGTTCCCCATTATAATTATGAATTGGCCTCTAGGACACCTATAATTAACTCTTTTTAGgcctgagggataattctattacaagttgatcacgagtttaacatctgctttacaaatcaagaatgcatgccatatgatactataCCTTATTTATATCTCCTTAAATcgaacatttccactggagtccagttagcttgtTCACATTGTGAGCATTTGGCAATTCCTCTAAGATTATTGGGTAGATTTAAATTACCTGATTTAAATTGGCTGTCTGGAAACCTGAGACTGTATCTCTGTAGccatataattcaatcctgagataATTTCACCTTCACCTTCTGTCCAGGTCTggatttctctataattcattttaacaagtttttctaaagtcaatccTGAGAAATGTCCACCTTTAAATGCTTTGGTCTGGATATGAATTTCTCTGTGAttcattttaacagatttttctaaagcttgtagGTTGGCACTTAAACTGACTAAccattttaatgctaaaataaaagtgatcaaacaaataatatttgtaaTTGATGCTATGTACATCTCATCcatattaattttcctttcatttaattgttctgcTTTCAGATAGCCtaatgtattatcaaacagagagccaattccttccatagtaaaaatgtttctcatttttgaaTATGGaggaaaaattctctttaaacTAATTTCACCCTTTAAGACATCTGAATTAACTTACCAAGTCTGTtgactgtgtagaacagtagaaatctgagggaatttcaaatcAGCTAACTAGTGTGGGAGCAGtctgagatgggaatccagagagagaccTACATCTACCAcaagagaaaaagccaaagaaactctGGCCATGTGCAGCTCGGCCTGAGCCTTGCAGCTCACACCTGAGAAAGGGGGCCTGGAACAAGCAGCTTTTCAGTGAATTCTTGCCACAATCACTGGTCACCAATTGTAGATGACCTTCtaatggtctcattaaataaaagtcATGGAGCCAGACATAGGgattaaagcctgagagagatcagaggaataggacagcCACAAGCTAacatcacctcaccaactctgcagctcccaaatgagagatacttcctgtccacccacacctatatgccttgctgttctgctgatttgctctctctgtccagttacatcacttcctctttaatGCCAGCTCTCtcaattcctgtctgtctgtacagagatccatggttaactagtcttggaatttaaggcaagtgccaccacacctggctctgtttccagtgtggccttgagcacacagagatccagacagatgccagcctgccaattgttaggattaaaggcaggtgctacAGTTGCCTGACTTCCTTGTTTACTTACAATGGCTTGCCTCTTCCTCgactctccaggcaagctttatttattaaaacactaataaaatCCCACCACatttgagcacaaataaaatatcaccacagccatgcCTGTGCTTTTAAgcttggagccatctctctggctccaaggTCTTTGGAtagagggtctcactctgtatctcaggctagcctggatatGTAGTCCACCCTAGCTGATGACTATATCTACCTGCCCCAATATGCAATGTTGTCATTATAGTCATCTATCTgttcacttttttatttctatccaGAGTTCTTACATTTAGTTGGTGTATTGGAGCCAGAAATAATAAtagcatttaagaaaaaaacaaaacaaactatccATCACTCTACGTGTTTAGTAAAGATGTCAGTGAAGAACAAAACTCATactgagttattttattgctgtctTATTATGCTAAAAAGGCAGAATGTAAGGGGTAGGCAtagggactttttaaaaaaatgtaattaatcaaGAGATCACAACAGAAGACTTCAAAAACAGTTCCTTGGTTCAATAGATGCTTGAAGCCAGTTGAGAGTCTTTCCGGACCCTGAAGCTAGCAGGGAGGCtaatgactgaggaagaccccGAGGGAGAGCACGCAAATCCAGAAGTCATATTCCCTATTTACCGCTGGCAAGGACAAAGTCTAGGCCCAAGGTCATAGACACAGCGCTCACCACATTCATGGCAGGGATCTGTGGAAAACAAGATCCTCTTGGGCTGCCTTAACGCTCTGAGTGTATCCATGAGCTCAAGACAATGTTGGGCAAATCTCTCTACTAAGATGTAACCGTAATCATCATAAGACTGTATAGGGCCGGGTACTGCTCCACATTCATCTTGGTCAAGTTGGCTGTGTGTCCCAAAAGGTCCTTCAGGGTGGGCATGGAAAAGTCGTTATCTAATAGATTAAACTCGGTGAGCTTGGAGCACTTGCTGAGGGCAGGGATGAGGTCAGTGAGCTGAGAGTCCTTGATCCTACAACCCTGCAAGTCCAGAGACTGCAGAGATTCTGCTACATGCTCTAGCAGCACTCCAAGAGGCTTGAGACATGAAGCAAATAACAAGATTCCTCTCAAGACCAGATGTTTTAGCTGACGCAGGTTGTGGCTCAAGGGGAAATAATTCAAGTCGGACTGTGACAGGTGGCGGTGTGTGATGGAGAGAGT includes the following:
- the LOC114701726 gene encoding LOW QUALITY PROTEIN: PRAME family member 8-like (The sequence of the model RefSeq protein was modified relative to this genomic sequence to represent the inferred CDS: inserted 2 bases in 2 codons) codes for the protein MSFQTPPTLEELGRQALLRNEALAISALEKLPWTLFPALFKDAFNGRHTRIVRAMVEAWPFPCLPVGTLMKTPNLEIFQAVLDXVDSHLKREFHPGCLRNPLATLSITHRHLSQSDLNYFPLSHNLRQLKHLVLRGILLFASCLKPLGVLLEHVAESLQSLDLQGCRIKDSQLTDLIPALSKCSKLTEFNLLDNDFSMPTLKDLLGHTANLTKMNVEQYPXPIQSYDDYGYILVERFAQHCLELMDTLRALRQPKRILFSTDPCHECGERCVYDLGPRLCPCQR